Proteins found in one Streptococcus iniae genomic segment:
- a CDS encoding AI-2E family transporter, translated as MKFEKKQVIYLIIAFIACYAIQANWQAGTDIIDSVYKTSLPFLYGAALAYIVNIVMGAYENLLSHFFKPEHHFQLKRGISMVLAYLTFFALFFWIISIVIPDLISSISKLLTFDTSSIKKVIKDLNDNQLLNKWMDYIGGDAKITETISGYSQQLLQKFLAILTNILTSVSAIASAIINVFVSFVFSLYVLGNKEQLGRQTNTLIDTYAGKYAHGIHYVTGILHHRFRGFFVSQTIEAAILGTLTVIGMLIFQFPFAATISILVAFTALIPVVGAYIGVTVGFVLIMTQSFSQAVLFVIFIVVLQQFEGNLIYPRVVGGSIGLPAMWVLLAITIGASLKGIVGMIISVPLAATLYQMLKDDIAKRQAIEKKQIS; from the coding sequence ATGAAATTCGAGAAAAAACAAGTGATTTACCTTATTATTGCCTTTATTGCTTGCTATGCTATTCAAGCCAACTGGCAAGCTGGAACTGATATTATTGATAGTGTTTATAAAACAAGCCTTCCTTTTTTGTATGGAGCAGCACTAGCTTATATTGTTAATATTGTCATGGGAGCTTATGAAAATCTGTTATCGCATTTTTTCAAACCTGAGCATCATTTTCAATTAAAACGAGGTATTTCGATGGTTTTAGCTTATCTAACCTTTTTTGCCTTATTTTTTTGGATCATTTCGATTGTTATTCCAGATTTAATTTCAAGTATTAGTAAACTACTGACTTTTGATACCTCTTCCATAAAAAAAGTGATTAAAGATTTAAATGACAATCAACTCTTGAACAAATGGATGGATTATATTGGTGGAGATGCTAAAATTACGGAGACTATTTCTGGCTATAGTCAACAACTCCTACAAAAGTTTTTAGCAATATTAACGAATATTCTAACGTCAGTATCAGCCATTGCATCAGCTATTATTAATGTTTTTGTTAGCTTTGTCTTCTCCCTTTATGTTTTAGGAAATAAAGAACAATTGGGACGTCAAACAAATACGCTAATCGATACCTACGCTGGAAAGTATGCTCATGGTATTCACTATGTCACTGGTATTTTACATCATCGTTTCAGAGGATTTTTTGTTAGCCAGACCATTGAAGCAGCTATTTTAGGAACACTAACTGTAATAGGAATGTTGATATTTCAATTTCCTTTTGCAGCTACTATTAGCATATTAGTAGCATTTACCGCTTTAATACCTGTAGTTGGCGCTTATATTGGGGTTACTGTTGGTTTTGTTTTAATCATGACTCAGTCCTTTTCACAAGCTGTTTTATTTGTCATTTTTATTGTTGTTTTACAGCAATTTGAAGGTAATTTAATTTATCCTAGAGTTGTAGGTGGCTCAATTGGCTTACCAGCAATGTGGGTTTTGTTAGCTATTACAATTGGAGCTTCTTTAAAAGGTATTGTTGGTATGATTATTTCAGTGCCACTAGCAGCAACTTTATATCAGATGTTAAAAGACGATATCGCAAAACGTCAAGCAATTGAAAAAAAGCAAATTTCTTAG
- a CDS encoding 6-phospho-beta-glucosidase has translation MNTEAKFPKDFLWGGATAANQCEGAYDRDGRGLANVDLVPIGKDRLPIITGQKKVDHFEDNYFYPAKESIDFYHHYKEDIALFAEMGFKTYRMSIAWSRIFPMGDESQPNEAGLQFYENVFKECHKYQIEPLVTITHFDCPMHLIETYGGWRNRKMIDFYENLCRVIFSRYKGLVKYWLTFNEINMILHAPFMGAGLSFDEGENVEEVKYQAAHHELVASALATKIAHEIDPNNKVGCMLAAGQYYPNTAHPRDYWASMQEDRHNYFFIDVQARGKYPNYAMKQFEREKLDIKMTEDDLKLLATHTVDFISFSYYSSRVASGDPDVNEKTQGNIFASLKNPYLKASEWGWQIDPLGLRITLNAIWDRYQKPLFVVENGLGAIDTPDENGYVEDDYRIDYLREHIKAMNDAINCDGVDLLGYTTWGCIDLVSAGTGEMKKRYGFIYVDRDNYGNGSLKRSKKKSFDWYKRVIASQGVDLD, from the coding sequence ATGAATACAGAAGCTAAATTTCCAAAAGATTTCCTATGGGGTGGTGCGACAGCTGCAAACCAATGCGAAGGCGCCTATGATAGAGATGGTCGTGGCTTAGCCAATGTTGATCTTGTTCCTATTGGAAAAGACCGTCTCCCAATTATTACCGGTCAGAAAAAAGTTGATCATTTTGAAGACAATTATTTTTATCCTGCTAAGGAATCAATTGACTTTTATCATCATTACAAAGAAGATATTGCTTTGTTTGCTGAAATGGGATTTAAAACTTATCGTATGTCTATTGCTTGGTCTCGCATTTTCCCTATGGGGGATGAGAGTCAACCAAATGAAGCTGGTCTTCAATTCTACGAAAATGTTTTTAAAGAATGTCATAAATATCAAATTGAACCTTTGGTAACCATTACGCACTTTGACTGCCCTATGCATTTAATTGAAACTTACGGAGGCTGGCGTAATCGTAAAATGATTGATTTCTATGAAAACCTTTGCCGTGTGATTTTCAGCAGATATAAAGGTCTTGTTAAGTATTGGTTAACTTTTAATGAAATCAATATGATTTTACACGCACCATTTATGGGAGCTGGTTTATCTTTTGATGAAGGTGAAAATGTAGAAGAGGTGAAATACCAAGCAGCTCATCATGAATTAGTAGCATCAGCCTTGGCCACTAAAATAGCTCATGAAATTGATCCTAATAACAAAGTTGGCTGTATGTTAGCAGCAGGGCAATACTATCCAAATACAGCACATCCACGGGATTATTGGGCATCTATGCAAGAAGACCGTCATAATTATTTCTTCATAGATGTTCAGGCGCGTGGGAAGTATCCTAATTATGCTATGAAGCAATTTGAGAGGGAGAAACTTGACATCAAGATGACTGAAGATGATTTGAAACTATTAGCAACTCATACAGTCGATTTCATTTCATTTTCATATTATTCAAGCCGAGTCGCATCAGGTGATCCAGATGTTAACGAAAAAACACAAGGTAATATTTTTGCCTCCTTAAAAAATCCTTATTTGAAGGCTTCAGAATGGGGTTGGCAAATTGATCCTCTTGGACTTAGAATAACCTTAAATGCTATTTGGGACCGCTACCAAAAACCACTTTTTGTTGTTGAAAATGGTTTAGGCGCAATTGATACTCCAGACGAAAACGGTTATGTTGAAGATGATTATCGTATTGATTATTTAAGAGAACACATCAAAGCAATGAATGATGCTATTAATTGTGATGGAGTGGACTTACTTGGTTACACAACCTGGGGTTGTATTGATTTGGTTTCAGCTGGGACAGGGGAAATGAAAAAACGGTATGGTTTTATATATGTCGATAGAGATAACTACGGCAATGGAAGTTTAAAACGTTCTAAGAAAAAATCTTTTGATTGGTATAAACGTGTGATTGCTTCACAAGGAGTAGATTTAGATTAA
- a CDS encoding GDSL-type esterase/lipase family protein gives MLEVVTEELLNYQNNRLQVYQKGNQNIDKDATIFVGDSIIEFYPLKKYFGRNETIYNRGIAGIDTYFLEKHLEDYLYHLEAKRIFLLIGTNDLGLGHSISDIKEKVIDIVSKLKIDNIYAEVNLISVLPVSDLEMFSKTVKVRSNDAIDQLNSELEAIPGITFIPIANHLKNDRNALNDYYTKDGLHLNVLGYDKLSQLLKPYLS, from the coding sequence ATGCTTGAAGTTGTAACAGAAGAACTCTTAAATTATCAAAATAATCGCTTGCAAGTCTATCAAAAAGGGAATCAAAATATTGATAAGGATGCCACAATTTTTGTTGGCGATTCCATTATTGAATTTTACCCTCTTAAAAAATATTTTGGGCGCAATGAGACAATCTACAATCGTGGAATTGCGGGAATTGATACTTATTTCTTGGAAAAACACCTTGAAGATTATCTTTACCACTTAGAAGCTAAACGAATTTTTTTATTAATCGGAACAAATGATTTAGGTCTTGGGCATTCCATTTCTGATATTAAAGAAAAAGTGATTGATATCGTTTCAAAACTAAAGATTGATAATATCTATGCTGAGGTAAATCTTATTTCGGTTTTACCGGTTTCTGATTTAGAAATGTTTTCCAAAACTGTCAAGGTCCGGTCAAATGATGCCATCGACCAACTTAATAGTGAATTAGAAGCAATCCCTGGAATAACTTTTATTCCAATTGCAAATCACCTAAAAAATGACAGAAATGCCTTAAATGATTATTACACCAAAGATGGCTTACACCTCAATGTATTAGGTTATGACAAATTATCACAACTTTTAAAACCTTATCTCAGCTAG
- a CDS encoding histidine phosphatase family protein — MTKLYLMRHGQTLFNTQGRVQGACDSPLTEVGIKEALLAKTYFEQEDIVFDKVYSSTQERATDTAKLIVDQNVYQLKGLKEMNFGTFEAQPEYLLPKHREGASSFEDLLVPYGGEDIRQVGKRLKVEMQKQVVKEKEDGVILMVSHGAAMWGLCLELGITFPPGVFFTNCSICEFDYDAGQFTLKKLVQPTNNFKSYHF, encoded by the coding sequence ATGACTAAACTTTATCTGATGCGACATGGGCAAACTCTCTTTAATACTCAAGGACGTGTTCAAGGGGCCTGCGATTCACCTTTAACAGAAGTTGGCATTAAAGAAGCCTTACTTGCAAAAACATATTTTGAACAAGAAGATATTGTTTTTGATAAGGTTTATTCGTCAACTCAGGAGCGAGCAACTGATACGGCAAAACTAATTGTAGACCAAAATGTTTATCAGCTTAAAGGTTTGAAGGAAATGAATTTTGGTACTTTTGAAGCTCAACCCGAGTATTTACTACCAAAACATCGAGAGGGTGCTAGCTCTTTTGAAGATTTATTGGTTCCCTATGGTGGTGAAGACATTCGTCAAGTAGGCAAACGCCTTAAAGTTGAAATGCAAAAACAAGTTGTGAAGGAAAAAGAAGACGGGGTTATCTTGATGGTTAGTCATGGCGCGGCCATGTGGGGCTTATGTCTAGAATTAGGCATTACATTTCCACCAGGTGTTTTCTTCACCAACTGTTCTATTTGTGAATTTGATTATGATGCAGGCCAATTTACTTTAAAAAAATTAGTGCAACCAACTAATAACTTCAAGAGCTATCATTTTTAA